From a single Sorghum bicolor cultivar BTx623 chromosome 5, Sorghum_bicolor_NCBIv3, whole genome shotgun sequence genomic region:
- the LOC8076385 gene encoding scarecrow-like protein 34, protein MAQSPLSPSHEVFPRNPKQEAGGRSEGCHHHVPSDMMMLPYISRMLMEDEDDTDDKLLSDHPALLQVEQPFAQILSSPSPGDTNDGGGGDERSTPSYSSLSRCPYAVVGEFLKGMDQATNMLLPGAGGFICDDELQVNQTAARESRSKKRNNRDDHNLQDEVITRSSKAVMTIKQQHEDICVHETMLEDMMSSGLETYIREFEKLRVDMANEAHQKNIRKGGKKAVVSNNVVDVSSLLISCAQAVAANDHVRARDLLKQIKQHASETGDATQRLAHCFARGLEARLLGMGSQLWQLVLAERLSIEEFLKAQNLYMAACSFNKVVICFSTMTILQAIQGKTRLHIVDYGMRFGFHWAHLLRLLASREGGPPKVRITAILRSRLRPCPAELIEDTGRRLIKCAHDSGVPFSFHVIRKKWEEVCNEDLDKHPDEVLVVNDHFNFSTLMDESIFFDNPSPRDTVLHNINKMMPDVFIQSILNSSYGCSYLSRFKEALFYYTAMFDMFDATMPRGSKPRMVLEQGLFGRAAVNVIACEGIDLLERPEKYRQWQPPPPPPRSPARDSAAALARPRRRCGRATPLAVDPSLCPPLSPAAPPPAPSSSPSPPAPPPPPSTPSSPSPPALRRPRRPRGPRRPRGLCPRPLPPRAPPATSSPAAPAPTPGRGPVAVHAVLIVAVVARLCPAVQAVP, encoded by the exons ATGGCGCAGTCACCACTGTCCCCATCCCATGAAGTTTTTCCCCGAAACCCAAAGCAAGAAGCAGGTGGACGAAGTGAGGGCTGCCATCATCATGTCCCTAGTGATATGATGATGCTCCCTTACATCTCACGCATGCTGatggaggacgaggacgacACCGACGATAAGCTGCTCTCTGATCACCCTGCGCTTCTCCAGGTGGAGCAGCCCTTTGCTCAAATCCTCTCCTCCCCTTCCCCTGGTGACACaaatgatggtggtggtggtgatgaaAGGTCGACACCCAGCTACTCATCCTTGTCCAGGTGTCCATATGCAGTAGTGGGGGAGTTCTTGAAGGGCATGGATCAGGCAACAAACATGCTGTTGCCCGGAGCCGGAGGCTTCATATGTGATGATGAGCTGCAGGTGAATCAAACGGCGGCCAGGGAAAGTAGGTCAAAGAAGAGGAATAATAGAGATGATCATAATTTACAAGACGAGGTAATAACAAGGAGCAGCAAAGCCGTGATGACGATCAAGCAGCAGCACGAGGATATTTGTGTCCATGAGACGATGTTAGAGGATATGATGTCAAGTGGCCTCGAGACATACATTAGAGAATTCGAGAAGCTGCGCGTCGACATGGCGAACGAGGCTCATCAGAAGAACATCCGCAAGGGCGGTAAAAAGGCGGTGGTGAGTAACAATGTGGTGGACGTAAGCTCCTTGTTGATCTCTTGCGCACAGGCAGTGGCGGCAAATGATCACGTGAGAGCACGCGACCTACTGAAGCAGATCAAGCAACATGCATCAGAAACAGGGGATGCCACACAGCGGCTAGCTCACTGCTTTGCTAGGGGTTTGGAAGCACGGCTGTTGGGCATGGGGAGCCAGCTTTGGCAATTGGTATTGGCAGAGCGCCTCTCAATCGAGGAATTTCTCAAGGCGCAGAACCTCTACATGGCAGCCTGCAGCTTCAACAAGGTGGTGATCTGTTTTTCCACAATGACCATCTTGCAGGCCATTCAGGGCAAGACAAGGCTGCACATTGTAGACTACGGTATGCGCTTCGGGTTCCATTGGGCACACTTGCTTCGCTTGCTAGCGAGTAGGGAAGGTGGTCCACCAAAGGTGAGGATCACCGCCATACTCCGGTCACGTCTCCGGCCATgtccagctgagctgattgaGGACACAGGGCGCCGGCTCATCAAATGTGCACATGACTCTGGCGTGCCATTCAGTTTCCATGTCATAAGGAAAAAATGGGAGGAAGTCTGCAACGAGGACTTGGACAAACACCCCGACGAGGTGCTCGTAGTGAATGACCACTTCAATTTCAGCACCTTGATGGACGAGAGCATATTCTTCGATAATCCTAGCCCCAGGGATACCGTCCTCCATAACATCAACAAGATGATGCCAGATGTGTTCATCCAAAGCATTCTGAATAGTTCCTATGGTTGCTCCTACTTGTCGCGGTTTAAGGAGGCCTTGTTCTACTACACGGCAATGTTTGACATGTTTGACGCAACCATGCCGCGGGGAAGTAAGCCACGAATGGTGCTTGAGCAGGGCCTGTTTGGAAGAGCTGCAGTAAATGTCATCGCTTGCGAGGGCATCGACCTGTTGGAACGCCCTGAGAAGTACAGACAGTGGCAG ccgcccccgccgccgccgcgctcacCCGCCCGCGATTCCGCCGCCGCGCTCGCCCGTCCTCGTCGCCGGTGCGGCCGCGCCACCCCCCTCGCCGTCGATCCAAGCCTTTGCCCGCCTCTGTCCCCAGCCGCGCCACCTCCCGCGCCGTCCTCGTCGCCGTCCCCGCccgcgcccccgccgccgccgtccacgcCGTCCTCGCCGTCCCCGCCCGCGCTTCGCCGTCCTCGCCGTCCTCGCGGTCCTCGCCGTCCTCGCGGCCTCTGCCCCCGTCCTCTGCCCCCACGCGCGCCCCCCGCAACCTCCTCGCCGGCCGCCCCTGCCCCCACCCCCGGCCGCGGCCCCGTCGCCGTCCACGCCGTCCtcatcgtcgccgtcgtcgcccGCCTCTGCCCCGCCGTCCAGGCCGTCCCCTAA
- the LOC8076384 gene encoding scarecrow-like protein 34 → MAATLEELVGLVEHSPQSPSVFLHLPPTPHHDNGVPSSEQQQEDVALEHISRLLMEEEEEDMHGMFLINDNDPALVHAQQSLAQIIASSSSSSSSTRNGNGASHLYKDGNSATVSDMCATATGAEACSVMDLLNMAFVKGREEGCKFLPKDNKKLVMKDTTSRNYGPEAEAGRACKVMATVARPEEEAQVQELIGRMMLDDCEVPTEEMERLRAAMADEAAMSNSREARRRRQQQVDMRTLLLSCAQAVDERHGARELLEQAKQHASPTGDATQRLAHCFVEALEARLAGTGSVLHRSLAALDTTTLLQQSPEFLQAYRLFAATCCFQRVGFAFANMTICRAAAGSSRLHVVDYGLHLGLQWPDLLRRLAARDGGPPPEVTITCVDLPLPGFRPARHMEETGHRLSDYARELGVPFKFHAVAAARWEAVRIDPDPDPGVVLVVNSLFKLETLADDSLVVDRSSPRDMVLGGIARMRPAVFTHGVVNGLCGNSFLTRFREALFYFSAAFDMLDATLPRSSEQRMVLERDFLRACVVNVVACEGHDRTDRFDTYKQWQQRSRRAGLRQLPLDPAVVGAVTEMVKQQCYHREFVIDENDDGWLLQGWKGRILYAHSTWVALADESAPPPRA, encoded by the coding sequence ATGGCGGCAACCCTGGAGGAGCTGGTGGGTCTCGTCGAGCATTCCCCGCAGTCCCCGTCGGTGTTCCTCCACCTTCCCCCAACGCCCCACCATGACAACGGCGTCCCCTCCTCAGAGCAGCAGCAGGAAGACGTGGCCCTGGAACACATCTCGCGTCTGCtcatggaggaggaggaagaggacatGCATGGCATGTTCTTGATCAACGACAACGACCCCGCACTCGTCCACGCTCAGCAGTCCTTGGCTCAAATCAttgcctcttcttcttcttcttcatcttccaCCAGAAATGGCAATGGCGCATCCCATCTCTACAAGGACGGCAACAGTGCCACAGTCTCCGACATGTGCGCCACCGCCACAGGAGCAGAGGCCTGCAGCGTCATGGACTTGCTGAATATGGCGTTCGTCAAGGGCAGGGAGGAAGGCTGCAAATTCTTGCCCAAAGACAACAAGAAACTGGTGATGAAGGATACTACTAGTAGGAACTACGgcccggaggcggaggcgggcaGAGCATGCAAGGTGATGGCGACGGTGGCCAGGCCGGAAGAGGAGGCCCAGGTGCAGGAGCTGATCGGCAGGATGATGCTGGACGACTGCGAGGTTCCGACGGAGGAGATGGAGCGCCTGCgcgcggccatggcggacgaGGCGGCCATGAGCAACAGCAGggaggcgcggcggcggcggcagcagcaggtGGACATGCGCACGCTGCTGCTGAGCTGCGCGCAGGCGGTGGACGAGCGGCACGGCGCGCgggagctgctggagcaggcGAAGCAGCACGCGTCGCCGACGGGGGACGCCACGCAGCGCCTGGCGCACTGCTTCGTGGAGGCCCTGGAGGCGCGCCTCGCCGGCACGGGGAGCGTGCTGCACAGGTCGCTCGCGGCGCTGGACACGACGACCTTGCTGCAGCAGAGCCCCGAGTTCCTGCAGGCGTACCGGCTGTTCGCCGCCACGTGCTGCTTCCAGAGGGTGGGCTTCGCGTTCGCCAACATGACCATCTGCCGCGCCGCGGCGGGGAGCAGCCGGCTGCACGTCGTGGACTACGGCCTCCACCTGGGCCTCCAGTGGCCGGACCTGCTGCGGCGGCTGGCGGCCAGGGACGGCGGCCCGCCGCCGGAGGTGACGATCACCTGCGTCGACCTCCCGCTGCCGGGGTTCCGGCCGGCCAGACACATGGAGGAGACGGGGCACAGGCTGAGCGACTACGCCCGCGAGCTGGGCGTGCCCTTCAAGTTCCACGCGGTCGCGGCGGCGAGGTGGGAGGCTGTCCGCATCGACCCCGACCCGGACCCCGGCGTGGTGCTGGTGGTGAACAGCCTGTTCAAGCTGGAGACGCTGGCCGACGACAGCTTGGTGGTGGACAGGTCGAGCCCCCGGGACATGGTCCTGGGCGGCATCGCGAGGATGAGGCCCGCCGTGTTCACGCACGGCGTCGTCAACGGGCTGTGCGGCAACTCGTTCCTGACGCGGTTCCGGGAGGCGCTCTTCTACTTCTCGGCGGCGTTCGACATGCTGGACGCCACGCTGCCCCGGAGCAGCGAGCAGCGGATGGTGCTGGAGCGAGACTTCCTGCGCGCCTGCGTCGTCAATGTGGTGGCCTGCGAGGGCCACGACCGGACGGACCGATTCGACACCTACAAGCAGTGGCAGCAGAGGAGCCGGCGCGCCGGGCTGAGGCAGCTGCCGCTGGACCCGGCGGTGGTGGGCGCGGTGACGGAGATGGTGAAGCAGCAGTGCTACCACAGGGAGTTCGTCATCGACGAGAACGACGACGGATGGCTGCTGCAGGGGTGGAAGGGCCGCATCCTCTACGCTCACTCCACCTGGGTTGCTCTTGCTGACGAATCTGCACCGCCGCCGCGTGCCTGA